In Psychrobacter ciconiae, the following are encoded in one genomic region:
- a CDS encoding FdhF/YdeP family oxidoreductase, whose protein sequence is MRKIPVYPHPAAGWSALVASSRKLMDYQSFLRGSVSVLHSNQPHGGFDCPGCAWPDHKTHKTLDVCETGIKVLASETTTRAADAKFFYQNKVSQLQRWSGYELEHAGRLSEPLCYDEEEDRYLPISWEDAFIKVADELKKLASPDDALFYTSGRVTNEPAFLYQLMVRCFGTNNLPDCSNMCHEPTSVMLARQLGVGKATVILEDFERAKLILMFGQNPATNHPRMLEMLAHAHKEGCKIIAINPMREQGLKAFRNPQKPTHMAAGMSDDMVDNVIQIRVGGDVALLTGLAKWLVDNDKINRDFIDTETSGFDALNDWLSAQSWEDIERGSGLTKADIIAVAKLVADSPATICTWGMGITQHVQGDDNVAMITNLLLLLGMIGIEGAGAAPIRGHSNVQGDRTMGIHERPKPKLLASLERVFKLPMPKEDGLDVIQGAKALIDGKIHAFISLGGNYSVAAPDSKAIQHALSKAQLSVFVGTKLNETMLYPAKTSLILPCLSRTERYVTEYGEQFATIEDSICQIVATKGHLKPLSAQLKSEAQIIAGIALALFDDAKIDDAKKSSIASIDWQKMSTDFDFTRNYIAQAIEGFENFNAKIREHKRGFHLYHPARHRSWQTQSGKAQFELPTHSVTLVADRAAKIEQDANHDSVWQLTSVRSHDQFNTMIFGFEDRYRQTQRRDVLFMHPDEMARAGLHEGARVMVTRKDSQGNARTLGPLILTKMDIAAGSVATYYPECNDLIDLDSHAPESRTPAYKSMTVSISRYDEQGVTA, encoded by the coding sequence ATGCGCAAAATTCCTGTTTATCCGCATCCGGCGGCCGGTTGGTCAGCCCTTGTCGCCTCAAGCCGAAAGCTGATGGATTATCAGTCCTTTTTGCGCGGCAGTGTCAGCGTACTGCATAGCAATCAGCCTCACGGCGGCTTTGATTGCCCCGGTTGTGCTTGGCCCGACCACAAAACCCACAAAACGCTAGACGTTTGCGAAACTGGCATTAAAGTTTTGGCAAGCGAAACCACCACAAGAGCTGCCGATGCCAAGTTTTTTTATCAAAATAAGGTCAGCCAATTGCAGCGCTGGTCAGGCTATGAGCTTGAGCATGCAGGGCGCTTGTCCGAGCCGCTGTGTTACGATGAGGAAGAAGACCGTTATCTGCCTATCTCTTGGGAAGATGCCTTTATTAAAGTGGCTGACGAATTAAAAAAACTAGCAAGCCCTGATGATGCGCTGTTTTACACCTCAGGGCGGGTGACCAATGAGCCGGCATTTTTGTATCAGCTGATGGTTCGCTGTTTTGGGACAAATAATTTGCCGGATTGCTCAAATATGTGCCACGAGCCGACCTCAGTGATGCTTGCCCGTCAGCTTGGCGTTGGTAAAGCAACTGTGATACTGGAGGACTTTGAGCGCGCTAAACTCATCTTAATGTTCGGTCAAAATCCTGCCACCAATCATCCAAGAATGCTTGAAATGCTGGCTCATGCTCATAAAGAGGGTTGTAAGATTATTGCGATCAATCCCATGCGTGAGCAAGGTCTAAAGGCGTTTCGCAATCCACAAAAACCCACCCACATGGCGGCCGGCATGAGTGACGACATGGTGGATAACGTGATTCAAATCCGCGTGGGCGGCGACGTGGCGCTGTTAACCGGCTTGGCAAAGTGGCTGGTTGATAACGATAAAATAAATCGCGACTTTATTGACACCGAAACGTCCGGATTCGACGCGCTTAACGATTGGCTTAGCGCCCAATCTTGGGAAGATATCGAGCGCGGTTCAGGACTTACCAAAGCCGATATCATCGCGGTAGCTAAGCTTGTCGCGGACAGTCCTGCCACCATTTGCACTTGGGGCATGGGAATCACGCAGCACGTCCAAGGCGATGACAACGTGGCAATGATTACCAATCTTTTACTGCTTTTGGGAATGATTGGCATTGAGGGTGCAGGAGCTGCTCCGATTCGTGGTCACTCAAATGTTCAAGGCGACCGCACCATGGGCATTCACGAACGTCCAAAACCTAAGCTTTTGGCAAGCCTTGAGCGCGTGTTCAAACTGCCCATGCCAAAGGAGGATGGCTTGGATGTTATCCAAGGTGCCAAAGCTTTAATTGACGGCAAAATCCACGCCTTTATCAGCTTGGGCGGTAACTATTCGGTGGCAGCGCCCGACAGTAAAGCTATTCAGCACGCCTTAAGCAAAGCGCAACTGAGCGTTTTTGTTGGCACGAAACTGAATGAAACGATGCTTTATCCGGCAAAAACCAGCCTGATTTTGCCATGTCTCAGTCGAACTGAGCGCTATGTGACGGAATATGGTGAGCAATTTGCCACCATTGAAGACTCTATTTGCCAAATTGTGGCGACCAAAGGTCATTTAAAACCGCTAAGCGCGCAGTTAAAGTCTGAAGCACAAATTATTGCCGGAATTGCGCTTGCCCTGTTTGACGACGCTAAGATTGATGATGCTAAAAAGTCAAGCATTGCAAGCATCGATTGGCAAAAAATGAGCACTGATTTTGATTTTACCCGCAATTATATTGCCCAAGCCATTGAAGGCTTTGAAAACTTTAATGCCAAAATCCGTGAGCATAAGCGCGGCTTTCATTTGTACCATCCGGCGCGCCACCGCTCATGGCAAACCCAAAGCGGTAAAGCGCAATTTGAACTCCCAACCCATTCGGTCACTTTGGTTGCTGACCGTGCGGCGAAAATTGAGCAAGACGCAAATCACGACTCAGTTTGGCAATTGACCAGCGTCCGTAGTCATGACCAATTTAACACCATGATTTTTGGTTTTGAAGACCGCTACCGGCAGACGCAGCGGCGCGATGTGCTGTTCATGCACCCTGATGAGATGGCGCGGGCAGGATTACACGAGGGCGCACGCGTTATGGTCACCCGAAAGGACAGTCAAGGCAACGCGCGAACGCTTGGACCTTTGATATTGACCAAAATGGACATCGCCGCAGGGTCGGTGGCGACGTATTACCCAGAGTGTAACGATTTAATCGACCTTGACAGTCATGCGCCTGAATCGCGAACGCCAGCTTATAAGTCAATGACGGTCAGCATCTCGCGCTATGATGAACAAGGCGTCACTGCCTAA
- a CDS encoding MFS transporter, with protein MSAKQKTALPYWRLFAFTLAGFLVIMTETMPAGLLPQISEALGVSKALAGQLITLYALGSVLAAIPVIAATRSWNRRRLLLFAVGGLLLFNVITALSSHYGIILAVRFAAGMMAGVIWGLFPGYVMRLVKDGLQGRALAIAGVGQPIAFAVGVPLGTWLGGIFDWRGVFWVMSVLTLLLFFWIRLFIPDFAGQSASQRLPLSKVAQIKGIWAILLTLLFWILAHNTLYTYIEPFLTLSGLEGRVDVVLLVFGVAALLGIWLTGLLVDNHPRQLTLISLATFVVAALTLGLFGDVKPVVFVCVALWGVTFGGAPIMLQTALADAARENTDVAQSMFVTVFNIAVGGGSLAGAILLNQFGVMSFAWAVLILASFAFMIVWSARHHGFRAR; from the coding sequence ATGAGCGCCAAGCAAAAAACTGCCTTGCCTTATTGGCGGCTGTTTGCCTTTACTCTGGCAGGGTTTTTGGTGATTATGACCGAAACCATGCCGGCGGGGCTGCTGCCACAAATCAGCGAGGCGCTTGGCGTGTCAAAGGCACTGGCAGGTCAGCTTATCACCCTTTATGCGCTTGGATCTGTGCTTGCAGCAATTCCAGTGATTGCCGCAACGCGCAGCTGGAATCGGCGGCGGCTTTTGCTGTTTGCTGTGGGCGGCTTGCTGTTGTTTAATGTCATCACTGCCCTATCGAGTCATTACGGTATCATCCTTGCAGTGCGCTTTGCCGCCGGAATGATGGCAGGGGTGATTTGGGGGCTATTTCCCGGTTATGTGATGCGCTTGGTCAAAGACGGTCTGCAAGGTCGCGCTTTGGCGATTGCCGGTGTCGGTCAGCCGATTGCCTTTGCTGTTGGTGTCCCGCTTGGCACTTGGCTTGGCGGGATTTTTGATTGGCGCGGTGTTTTTTGGGTGATGTCGGTGCTCACGCTGTTGCTGTTTTTTTGGATTCGTTTGTTTATTCCTGATTTTGCCGGTCAAAGTGCAAGTCAGCGATTGCCGTTAAGCAAAGTTGCTCAAATTAAAGGCATTTGGGCGATATTATTAACGCTACTGTTTTGGATTTTAGCGCACAATACCCTTTATACCTATATTGAGCCGTTTTTGACTTTATCGGGACTTGAGGGGCGCGTCGATGTGGTATTGCTGGTATTTGGGGTGGCAGCGCTGTTAGGCATTTGGCTTACGGGGCTTTTGGTGGATAATCATCCACGGCAATTGACCTTGATAAGTTTAGCGACTTTTGTTGTTGCCGCCCTTACTTTAGGCTTATTCGGTGATGTTAAGCCGGTCGTGTTTGTTTGTGTTGCCCTTTGGGGGGTGACGTTTGGCGGCGCGCCAATTATGCTACAAACCGCGCTTGCCGATGCTGCCCGCGAAAATACCGATGTGGCGCAATCGATGTTTGTGACCGTTTTTAATATTGCGGTGGGTGGCGGCAGTTTGGCAGGCGCCATTTTGCTCAATCAGTTTGGCGTGATGTCCTTTGCTTGGGCGGTGCTTATATTGGCAAGCTTTGCGTTTATGATCGTTTGGTCAGCGCGGCATCACGGCTTTCGAGCGCGCTGA
- the amaA gene encoding L-pipecolate oxidase, producing the protein MIIEQCLWDITAPKADSYPSLSQELTTQVCIIGGGYTGLSAAIHLRELGIDAIVLESQHIGSGGSGKSVGLVNAGTWARPDDLNGFLGETHGEGLTAALGSAPELVFELIKRYNIDAQAIQAGNLHMAHNKKGEEDVDIRYEQLRRRGVDARVLTGSICHEYCGTTSINKALLDPRTGTLNPLAYVRGLAKVASRLGAQIFEQSAVSRIEKSGDKWWAKTQNGNIGADHIIIATNAYTEGEWSEIKKTFYTVSYYQIASEPLTSAEAARILPHKNGAWDTRLALSSFRRDKDDRLLLGTVGGAAGKPKCFYQSWANQVQKSYYPYLPKFDWQYEWFGNFGFTQDHIFRVLEPDEGILTATAYNGRGITTGTMMGKCFADYIATGDKSRIPLPFKSLNEAKVSFPNLKSGFTELGLTLYHLGQCLRIIR; encoded by the coding sequence ATGATAATTGAGCAATGTTTATGGGACATCACTGCCCCAAAAGCCGACAGCTATCCAAGTCTCAGCCAAGAGTTGACCACTCAAGTTTGCATTATCGGGGGCGGCTATACGGGACTGTCAGCAGCCATTCACTTGCGCGAGCTTGGGATTGATGCCATCGTCCTTGAAAGTCAGCACATCGGCAGCGGCGGCTCAGGAAAAAGCGTCGGCTTGGTGAATGCCGGAACGTGGGCGCGCCCCGACGACCTCAATGGCTTTTTGGGAGAAACGCACGGCGAGGGCTTAACAGCCGCCCTTGGCAGTGCTCCTGAATTGGTTTTTGAGTTGATCAAGCGCTACAATATCGACGCCCAAGCCATTCAAGCAGGTAACTTGCATATGGCGCACAACAAAAAAGGCGAAGAAGACGTCGATATCCGCTACGAGCAATTGCGCCGCCGCGGGGTTGACGCTCGTGTATTGACCGGCAGCATTTGCCATGAATACTGCGGCACGACCAGTATCAATAAAGCGCTGCTTGACCCAAGAACTGGAACGCTAAATCCTCTAGCTTACGTTCGCGGTCTTGCTAAAGTTGCAAGCCGTCTTGGCGCTCAGATATTTGAGCAGTCAGCGGTAAGCCGCATTGAAAAATCAGGGGACAAATGGTGGGCGAAAACGCAAAACGGCAATATCGGTGCCGACCACATCATCATCGCGACCAATGCTTACACCGAAGGCGAATGGTCGGAGATAAAAAAGACCTTTTATACCGTGTCTTATTACCAAATCGCCTCTGAGCCTTTAACCAGCGCTGAGGCCGCGCGAATCTTACCGCACAAAAATGGTGCTTGGGATACGCGGCTTGCGTTATCAAGCTTTCGCCGCGATAAAGACGACCGACTGCTACTAGGAACGGTGGGCGGCGCGGCAGGAAAGCCAAAATGCTTTTATCAATCGTGGGCAAATCAAGTTCAAAAAAGCTATTATCCCTACTTGCCAAAATTTGACTGGCAATACGAGTGGTTTGGCAATTTTGGGTTTACCCAAGACCATATATTTCGCGTGCTAGAGCCTGATGAAGGCATTTTAACCGCCACCGCTTATAATGGTCGCGGCATCACCACCGGAACGATGATGGGAAAATGCTTTGCTGATTACATCGCCACCGGTGATAAAAGCCGAATCCCGCTACCGTTTAAAAGCTTGAATGAGGCTAAAGTCAGTTTTCCCAATTTGAAATCTGGATTTACCGAGCTTGGCTTAACCTTGTATCATCTTGGGCAATGCTTACGAATAATCCGTTAA
- a CDS encoding amino acid aminotransferase: MFNHIEYYAGDPILGLVDTFLADENPNKVNLGIGIYYDELGGLNVLECVKTAERRIADPILPRPYLPMAGLPGHRLACQRLLLGKDSVALKEERVATIATIGGSGALKVGAEFIHQWYPDAKCYVSDPTWGNHIGIFAGSGMEVGKYPYYDTPTNSVKFDEMKDFFSKLNAHDVVLLHPCCHNPTGMDLTHEQWDELLVLIKEKELIAFMDIAYQGFGVDMDEDAYAIRKAVDLGLSLFISNSFSKNLSLYGERVGGLSVVCQDKAEADLVFSQLQLTVRQIYSSPPSHGGHVVDIVMNDEALHEQWLGEVYAMRDRIKKMRSQLKAVLEEKVPGRNFDYLTRQKGMFSFTGLTPNQVQRLQDKFGIYMISNSRMCVAGLNDSNIDYVANAMAEVLQEA; encoded by the coding sequence ATGTTTAATCATATCGAATATTATGCAGGTGACCCAATTTTGGGCTTGGTCGATACGTTTTTGGCTGATGAAAACCCAAACAAGGTTAACTTGGGCATTGGCATTTATTATGATGAGCTTGGCGGCTTAAACGTCCTTGAGTGCGTAAAAACAGCCGAACGCCGAATCGCTGACCCAATTTTACCAAGACCGTATTTGCCTATGGCTGGACTTCCCGGTCACCGCTTGGCGTGTCAGCGTTTATTGCTTGGAAAAGACTCAGTTGCCCTTAAAGAAGAGCGTGTGGCAACCATCGCGACTATTGGCGGCTCAGGGGCGCTAAAAGTTGGCGCGGAATTTATCCATCAATGGTATCCTGACGCCAAATGCTACGTGAGTGACCCAACTTGGGGCAACCACATCGGTATTTTTGCCGGAAGCGGCATGGAAGTTGGCAAATATCCGTATTACGACACGCCAACCAATAGCGTCAAATTTGACGAAATGAAAGACTTTTTTAGCAAGTTAAATGCGCATGACGTCGTGCTGCTGCACCCTTGCTGCCACAACCCAACGGGCATGGATTTGACCCATGAGCAGTGGGATGAGTTGCTTGTTTTAATTAAAGAAAAAGAGCTGATTGCGTTTATGGACATCGCCTATCAAGGCTTTGGCGTGGACATGGATGAGGACGCTTATGCCATTCGTAAAGCGGTTGATTTGGGATTGAGCTTGTTTATCAGTAACTCATTTTCTAAAAACTTATCGCTTTATGGTGAGCGCGTTGGCGGCTTGTCGGTCGTTTGCCAAGATAAAGCTGAGGCAGACTTGGTCTTTAGCCAATTGCAATTGACCGTTCGTCAAATCTACAGCAGCCCACCATCGCACGGCGGTCACGTGGTTGATATCGTGATGAACGATGAGGCACTTCATGAGCAGTGGCTTGGTGAAGTTTACGCCATGCGCGACCGCATCAAAAAAATGCGCTCGCAATTAAAAGCGGTGTTGGAAGAAAAAGTGCCGGGTCGCAATTTTGATTATTTAACCCGTCAAAAAGGGATGTTCAGCTTTACAGGGCTTACCCCAAATCAAGTTCAGCGCTTGCAAGATAAGTTTGGTATCTACATGATTTCAAACTCAAGAATGTGCGTGGCAGGGCTTAACGATAGCAATATCGATTATGTGGCAAATGCCATGGCAGAAGTGCTTCAAGAGGCGTAG
- the amaB gene encoding L-piperidine-6-carboxylate dehydrogenase, with the protein MIEQFMSAMGVDTALFNSGDLKVTTPIDGSQIGTVKMDSIADVQTKINNAKTAFQAWRVVPAPKRGELIRLLGEVLREHKEDLGALVSIEAGKIKEEGLGEVQEMIDICDFAVGLSRQLYGLTIASERAGHHMRETWHPLGVIGVISAFNFPVAVWSWNTALAIVCGNPVVWKPSEKTPLVALACQALFEKALAKFGDAPEHLSQLVIGHVDVGNVLVENEDVALVSATGSTRMGREVAPKVAARFGKCLLELGGNNAMILAPSADLNLALRGILFSAVGTAGQRCTTLRRLIVHDSLKDEVVSKIKSAYETVTIGDPLKGNLVGPLIDKDSFEGMQAALARAKAVGGKVTGGERVLADEYSDAYYVKPAIVELDSQLDVAKTETFAPILYVMSYHDFDEALAMQNDVPQGLSSCVFTNDIREAELFLSARGSDCGIANVNIGTSGAEIGGAFGGEKETGGGRESGSDAWKNYMRRQTNTVNYSTELPLAQGINFG; encoded by the coding sequence ATGATTGAGCAGTTTATGAGCGCGATGGGCGTGGACACAGCGTTATTTAATAGCGGTGATTTGAAAGTGACCACGCCGATTGATGGCAGCCAAATTGGCACGGTCAAAATGGACAGTATCGCCGATGTTCAAACCAAAATTAACAACGCCAAAACCGCGTTTCAAGCGTGGCGCGTCGTTCCTGCGCCCAAGCGCGGCGAGCTGATTCGGCTGCTTGGTGAGGTGCTGCGCGAGCACAAAGAAGATTTGGGCGCTTTGGTATCGATTGAAGCAGGAAAAATCAAAGAAGAAGGTCTTGGCGAAGTTCAAGAGATGATCGACATTTGCGACTTTGCGGTGGGCTTGTCGCGGCAGCTTTATGGCTTGACGATTGCCTCTGAGCGCGCAGGGCATCATATGCGTGAGACTTGGCATCCGCTTGGGGTGATTGGCGTGATTTCAGCGTTTAACTTTCCGGTGGCGGTGTGGTCGTGGAATACGGCGCTGGCGATTGTTTGCGGTAACCCTGTAGTTTGGAAGCCGTCAGAAAAAACGCCACTCGTTGCGCTGGCTTGCCAAGCTTTGTTTGAAAAGGCATTGGCAAAATTTGGCGACGCGCCTGAGCATTTATCTCAACTTGTCATCGGTCATGTCGATGTGGGTAATGTGCTCGTTGAAAACGAAGATGTGGCGTTAGTTAGCGCCACAGGAAGCACGCGAATGGGGCGTGAGGTTGCACCAAAAGTTGCGGCGCGTTTTGGCAAATGCTTGCTTGAGCTTGGTGGCAATAACGCGATGATTTTAGCGCCAAGCGCCGATTTAAACCTAGCTTTACGCGGGATTTTATTTTCAGCCGTTGGCACTGCCGGTCAGCGCTGCACGACTTTACGCCGCTTGATTGTCCACGACAGCTTAAAAGACGAGGTGGTCAGCAAAATCAAATCCGCTTATGAAACCGTCACCATTGGTGACCCATTAAAAGGCAATTTGGTCGGACCTTTGATTGATAAAGACAGCTTTGAGGGGATGCAAGCTGCCCTTGCGCGCGCCAAAGCTGTCGGCGGCAAAGTGACGGGCGGTGAGCGCGTGCTGGCAGATGAGTATTCTGATGCTTATTACGTCAAGCCTGCCATCGTTGAGCTTGATTCACAACTTGACGTGGCAAAAACCGAGACCTTTGCGCCGATTTTATACGTGATGAGCTATCACGATTTTGATGAGGCGCTTGCCATGCAAAACGACGTTCCTCAAGGGTTATCCTCATGCGTCTTTACCAATGATATTCGCGAAGCGGAGCTGTTTTTAAGCGCTCGCGGTAGCGACTGCGGCATTGCCAACGTTAACATTGGTACCAGTGGCGCGGAGATTGGCGGCGCGTTTGGCGGCGAAAAAGAAACCGGCGGTGGTCGTGAGTCCGGCTCAGATGCTTGGAAAAATTACATGCGCCGGCAAACCAACACCGTCAACTATTCAACCGAATTGCCCTTGGCTCAAGGTATCAATTTTGGCTAA
- the nhaC gene encoding Na+/H+ antiporter NhaC, whose translation MNPKQPLAQADTTPPSNFLLDIAPLVLTAAILMVQFFVFKDFTPHIPLACGILITGLFMKLRGRSWEGMESRFLKVVKIGLPAMIILMGVGMLIGAWIISGTVPTILYYGFSIFSPASFLFSVCLICAIISVATGTSWGTIGTVGLAMMGIGMGLGIPVHFTGGAIVSGAFFGDKMSPLSDTTNLTPAAAGVDLWDHIRGMLPTTIPAMITALALYAWIGMGYGNDSIDLSAIKELQSALAANYNISLLTLIPALVVIGAAMFKMPAIPTVLSGVVVASLVAFFMQGVGVSQIFDVLQNGFKSETGLDVVDQLLSKGGVMSMTWVITLTIFALAFIGSLEHYGTLKAIMNKINAVVKSRFGLVLSTYGSVIGVGTLIGDVYTTLVLPGRLLKDKYQEMGYKRTTLTRSIEDSGTLLSPLIPWNMGGSFVAATLGIATLTYAPFAFACWLSPLFGLLWAALGKFTPRDDTPQPAAKKVSLKKVKKLTVREA comes from the coding sequence ATGAATCCCAAACAACCATTGGCGCAAGCCGATACTACGCCCCCATCAAATTTTTTACTTGATATTGCACCGCTCGTGCTTACTGCCGCCATTTTAATGGTGCAATTTTTCGTTTTCAAAGACTTTACCCCGCATATTCCGCTCGCTTGCGGCATTTTAATCACAGGGCTTTTTATGAAGCTTCGTGGTCGCAGTTGGGAGGGTATGGAATCGCGCTTTTTAAAAGTGGTCAAAATCGGTTTGCCGGCGATGATTATTTTGATGGGCGTGGGAATGCTCATTGGTGCTTGGATTATTTCAGGAACTGTGCCGACCATTTTGTATTATGGCTTTAGTATTTTTTCACCCGCCTCCTTTTTATTTTCAGTTTGCTTGATTTGCGCGATTATTTCGGTGGCAACCGGAACGTCGTGGGGCACGATTGGCACGGTCGGGCTTGCCATGATGGGCATCGGTATGGGACTTGGCATTCCGGTGCATTTTACCGGCGGCGCGATTGTTTCAGGGGCATTTTTTGGCGATAAAATGTCGCCATTATCGGACACTACAAACTTAACCCCTGCCGCAGCGGGCGTGGATTTGTGGGATCATATCCGTGGCATGCTGCCGACCACCATTCCTGCGATGATCACGGCTCTTGCGCTTTATGCTTGGATTGGTATGGGCTATGGCAATGATAGTATTGACTTGTCGGCAATCAAAGAGCTGCAATCAGCCCTTGCAGCAAACTATAACATCAGCTTATTGACCTTAATTCCGGCGCTTGTGGTCATTGGCGCGGCAATGTTTAAAATGCCAGCTATCCCAACTGTGCTCAGCGGCGTGGTTGTGGCGTCTTTGGTGGCGTTTTTTATGCAAGGCGTTGGCGTCAGTCAAATCTTTGATGTCCTGCAAAATGGCTTTAAAAGTGAAACCGGTCTTGACGTGGTTGACCAGCTTTTGTCAAAAGGCGGCGTCATGTCGATGACTTGGGTCATTACCTTGACCATTTTTGCGTTGGCGTTTATTGGCTCGCTTGAGCATTACGGGACGCTCAAAGCCATCATGAATAAAATCAATGCGGTGGTTAAATCGCGCTTTGGTCTTGTGCTGTCAACCTATGGCAGCGTGATTGGCGTCGGTACGCTCATCGGCGACGTTTATACCACGCTTGTGCTGCCAGGGCGATTGCTCAAAGACAAGTACCAAGAGATGGGCTATAAGCGCACGACGCTCACGCGCTCAATTGAAGATTCAGGAACATTGCTATCACCGTTAATTCCTTGGAACATGGGCGGAAGCTTTGTTGCCGCAACGCTTGGTATTGCCACCTTAACTTATGCGCCATTTGCCTTTGCTTGCTGGCTGTCACCACTGTTTGGGCTACTTTGGGCGGCGCTTGGCAAATTTACCCCGCGTGATGACACGCCGCAACCGGCAGCAAAAAAAGTCAGCTTAAAAAAGGTCAAAAAACTGACCGTAAGAGAAGCTTAA
- a CDS encoding DUF2164 family protein, with protein MKPVQIKLSKEDEALVLERLADYLNQEFDLDIGNLPAKMLLDFLIETLTPVIANQLIDDLEPWLYERMTGILEDMHSFKQD; from the coding sequence ATGAAACCCGTGCAAATAAAACTTTCTAAAGAAGATGAGGCGCTCGTTCTTGAGCGTCTTGCGGACTATTTAAACCAAGAGTTTGATTTGGATATTGGCAATCTACCAGCAAAAATGCTGCTGGATTTTTTGATTGAAACCTTAACGCCAGTGATCGCTAATCAGCTTATCGACGATTTAGAGCCGTGGCTGTACGAGCGCATGACAGGGATATTAGAAGACATGCACAGCTTTAAACAAGATTAA
- the hglS gene encoding 2-oxoadipate dioxygenase/decarboxylase HglS, with the protein MSTEFISQDDIRRQFSKAMSKMYQNEVPLYGELLELVADVNKQVLENNPKIKAQLEATHELSRLNLERHGAIRLGTKDELAIMRRLFAVMGMFPVGYYDLAPAGVPVHSTAFRAIDPKALSQSPFRVFTSLLRLDLIPDEALKKDATTALSQRQIFTEKAVALIEQFENNGGLTDIEASEFIKEALETFRWHDNAPISKALYDKLADQHRLIADVVGFKGPHINHLTPRTLDIDAVQRGMVERGIPPKAVIEGPPRRNCPILLRQTSFKALEESVNFKAADGRLETGQHTARFGEIEQRGVALTPKGRALYDDLLNQSRSTLGGAPTEDNADEYERILQQSFAGFPDDYQSMHEQGLAYFYYQPRPNVSDFDKTLPINTLIEQGVITIEPIVYEDFLPVSAAGIFQSNLHGDAAQDYATESNKQDFEMALGSQVFDELELYEKASQQSLTHCLSVLGIAAEIQVQLI; encoded by the coding sequence ATGAGTACCGAATTTATCAGCCAAGATGACATCCGCCGCCAGTTTTCAAAAGCCATGTCAAAAATGTACCAAAACGAGGTTCCGCTTTATGGCGAGCTTTTAGAGTTAGTCGCTGACGTTAATAAACAAGTTCTTGAAAATAATCCCAAAATCAAAGCGCAGCTTGAGGCAACTCATGAGCTATCAAGGCTCAATTTAGAGCGTCACGGCGCTATCCGTCTTGGCACCAAAGACGAGCTTGCCATAATGCGCCGATTATTTGCGGTGATGGGAATGTTTCCGGTTGGCTATTACGATTTAGCGCCTGCAGGCGTTCCGGTGCACTCAACCGCGTTTCGCGCTATTGACCCAAAAGCGCTGAGCCAAAGCCCATTTCGCGTGTTCACATCCTTATTGCGGCTTGACTTAATCCCTGATGAAGCGCTCAAAAAAGACGCCACCACCGCGTTAAGTCAGCGGCAGATTTTCACAGAAAAAGCCGTCGCACTAATTGAACAATTTGAAAATAACGGCGGCTTAACGGACATCGAGGCGTCGGAGTTTATCAAAGAAGCCCTTGAAACTTTCCGCTGGCATGACAATGCGCCAATTTCAAAAGCGCTTTATGACAAACTTGCCGATCAGCACCGCTTGATTGCTGATGTGGTGGGATTTAAAGGTCCGCATATCAACCATTTAACCCCACGAACGCTTGATATTGATGCGGTGCAGCGCGGCATGGTTGAGCGCGGCATTCCACCAAAAGCGGTCATTGAAGGTCCACCGCGCCGAAACTGCCCGATTTTACTGCGTCAAACCAGCTTTAAAGCATTAGAGGAGTCAGTCAACTTTAAGGCTGCCGACGGCAGGCTTGAGACCGGTCAGCATACCGCGCGCTTTGGTGAGATTGAGCAGCGCGGGGTGGCACTGACGCCAAAAGGTCGCGCGCTTTACGATGACTTGCTAAACCAATCTCGAAGCACGCTAGGCGGCGCGCCGACCGAAGACAACGCAGATGAGTATGAGCGGATACTGCAGCAAAGCTTTGCCGGATTTCCAGATGATTACCAATCCATGCACGAGCAGGGTTTGGCCTATTTTTATTATCAGCCGCGCCCAAATGTAAGCGATTTTGACAAAACTTTGCCAATAAATACGCTGATTGAGCAAGGCGTTATTACCATTGAGCCGATAGTTTACGAGGACTTTTTGCCGGTCAGCGCGGCAGGGATTTTTCAATCAAACCTTCATGGTGATGCCGCTCAAGACTATGCCACCGAGTCTAATAAGCAAGACTTCGAAATGGCGCTTGGCAGCCAAGTTTTTGATGAGCTTGAGCTTTATGAAAAGGCGTCGCAGCAAAGTTTAACGCACTGCCTAAGCGTGCTTGGCATCGCGGCTGAAATTCAGGTGCAATTGATATAG